The following is a genomic window from Corynebacterium incognita.
GCGAGGCGGAGATTACGGTGAACAATGCCCAAATGGAGATCGACGGTGGCTACGAATCCGCGGAATTGTTGTGCCTCGTGGAGGCCAAGAATCACCTCTCGCGGGACTTCAACATCCGGCAGGTCTACTTCCCCTACCGGCGCTTTGCGGACGCACTGAACAAGCCGGTGGTGCCGGTGTACGTGGTCTACTCCGACGGGCTGTTTCACCTGTACCGCTACGGTTTTAGGGACCAGGCGGATATGAGCTCCATCGAGCTGGTCGACGCCGCCGTGTACGCGCTCACCGACGAGGCGCTCAGCCTGGACTCGGTGCGCGCCATCCTGGCGGCCACCCCGGCCGAACCGGAGCCCGCAGGGATTCCTTTCCCGCAGGCCAATAGCTTCGCGCGCATCATAAACTTGGCCGAGCGGCTTCTCGACGCCCCGCTGACCAAGGAGGACATTTACACGAGCTTCGACTTCGACAGGCGCCAGGCCGACTACTACGCGACGGCGCTCGAATACATTGGTCTGGCCGAGTACGCCGACGGGGAGCTGCACCTGAGCGCTGCCGGGGAGCAGATAATGGCCGCCGGTTCGCGCGCGGCGCGGCACACGGGGATTCTCGGGCTGCTCGCGCGGCGAAGCGTTCTTCACGACGCCCTCGGGCTCATGGTGCGCGAGGAACGCTGCCCTACCACCGACGAACTCGCGGGTTTCATGGCGGCGGCCGGGCTGGGGCTGAGTGAGTCGACGATGTGGCGCCGGGCGCACAGTATGGTGGCCTGGCTCCGCTGGGTATGGCAGGCGTGTGCTCAGCCGCCGCTGACGCTGCTCTAGTGCCCGCTATCCGCCGATGAAATGGCGCGCACCGTTGACGATGAGCGCGATAGCCACCACGGTGAAGAAGATGCCGGAGCCCACATCGATCCACGGCCCGGCGCGCAACAACGTGCGGCGCACCCGCTCAGTAGACACCACCGTGGCGATGGTGGCGAACACCATGAACGAACACACCACCACCGCGAGGATGACAACAAAGGCGGTGCCCAAGCCGACGTCGGCAGGCAAAAGCGGGGCGATGATGGCGAGGAAGAACAGGATGGCTTTGGCGTTGGCCAGATTGGTGGCTAAGCCGGTGCGAAAAGCGTTGCCGGTGCTGCCGAGGCGCTCCGCGGCCTCATCCACGGTTGATGGTGGGTTGGCGAACGTGGCGCGGGCGCTGCGCACCATGCCGATGCCCATGTAAACCAAGACGAAACCGCCGATGACCTGCACCGCGTTGAGCGCGTCGGGGAAGGCGGCGATGACCGCCGCGGCACCGAAGACGGTCAGTGAGCACCACCAGGCCACCCCCAGGGTGATGCCAGCGACGGCGGCGAGGGCGTGGCGGCGGGACTTCGTGGCCAGGCGGGTAATGAGGACGATGTCTGGGCCAGGTGTCACTGCACCGGCGATGTTGAGGGCGACGATCGTCGCGAGCTGCGACCAGGTCACGCGGTGGCGTCCTTGTCCCAGCGCGTGACGAGGTCCTCGCGGCCGAACATGCGCGCGGAGTCGATGGCGCTGGGCTGCCCAGCGTGCGGGTCCGCGCCGGCGGCGAGCAGGGCCTCGATGACGTCGTCGTTCTTTTTAAACACCGCGCCGGCGAGTGGCGACTGCGCGCGATCGTTGAGCAGGTTCACGTCCGCGCCTGCCTCCGCGAGCTGGCTCACGAGCTCGGCGTGGCCGTTGTAGGCGGCGAGCATGACGAAGGACTGGCCCTCGTGGTTCACCAGGTTCGGGTCCACGCCGTGGCTAAGGTATTCCACCAGCGTGGCGTCGCCCTGGCGGGCCATATCGAACAGCCGACCTGCCAGCTCGTGAACGTCCTCGGGGATCTGGCTCTCGCTCATGGTTGCTCCTTGTTTTCCTGGTGCTCCTGCGTCATGCCGCTACGATGGCGGCGATTCTATTTGGCCAACATGGCGATGGTACGCACGGCGTCTTCGATGGCGAACTCGGGATCGCCGCCGCGGCCCTTGACCTGCGCGTCGGTTTCGGCCATGAGGATGACGGCCTTGCTCACGTTGTCCGCGGACCAGCGCCGGGCTACCGGCAGCGCCTTTTTGAGGCGGAAGGGGGCCATGCCCAGCTGGCCGGCCAGTTGATTCGTGTTGCCGCCGGAAACGTTGTACAGCCGGGCGATGTCGCCGACTTTGGAGGCGAGCGCCATGGACAGCACCACCGGGGACACGCCAAGTTGCAGGGCGCGACGGCAGGAGGCCACGGCGGCGGAGACGTTGCCCGCCACGGCGGCGTCCGCGATGTCCCAACCTTCGACCTCGGCGGTGCCGACGTAGTAGGTATGCACGGCCTGCGCGGTGACGTTGCCGTTGGTGTCCGCCACCAGCTGCGACACGGCGGAGGCCAGCTCCCGCAGATCGGAGCCGACCCCCTCGAGCAAAGCATTGATCACGTCTGGGGTGGGACGCACGCCGTGGGACGCGAACTCCCGGGTCAGCCACGGTCCGCGCTCGTTGGGCCACAGTTCATAGACCTCGTGCACGGTGGCGACCTTCTGCAGCTTGGCCAGCAGCTCCGGGGCCTTCTTGCGCTTCTTGAGTGCTTGCTGCGACGTGGCGAACAGCACCACCATGGTCATGCCGGGCATCGGGTCCACGCAGGCTTTGAGCAGCTGCGCGACGGCGTCCTTGCCGGCTTTCTCTGCCTCCTGGAAGACGATGACCCGGTTATCGCCGAACAGCGAGGGGCTGGTGGCCTCCACGATTTCGCCCTCGGTACAGCGTGCCGTGGACAGGAACGTCACCTCCGGTGCCGCCCCAGCTTCGTCGGCGACGGCCTTCTGGACCGACAGGCGCGCACGCTCCGCGAGGAACTCGTCATCGCCAACAATCAGGTGCACAGGAGGTACGGACATGCTGTTCATCTTAGAACCTCACCCCGCCCCCACGCACCCGGGCCTTGCGCACCTGCGCTCCCAGCCGCCGGGGCCGGTGCCGCGGACGGCCACGCATCCTCTACCGCTATGCGGAAGCCAGCTTCTGGTTGATGTAGGCGTTCAGCAAGACCCCCTCTGCTCGCGCAGCCAGTCACTCCGCACGGCACCAGTGGTACTAAAATTAGTACCACTTCCTCGTTGATTGTGAACGCGTTTGACATTCAGTTGCCCTCACCGCAAAAGTAAGCGGATGCGGCGTGAGTGCAAAGAGAATGCCGACCATCCAGGCATATGCGAGGAGCGCGGTAATGGGGTGCGCTGGAACGCTGGCAAGCGGCAGGCTGGACAAAACGGTGGCCACGGTGTGGATCCATTGCGCGAGCGGCTCCACGACGGCCAGCAGCGCGTTGGCCGCCAGCGTGGCGGCTGGGGCGAGCAGTGGGATGGGCAGCCCAGCCCCGACGACGCAACACACCACCGCGACCAGGCCCAGCACCGTCATCGGTGCAACCACCGGCGCCACGGCAAGGTTGGCCACCACGCCCACGAGAGAAACCTTTCCGCTCATCAACGCCACGATGGGCATCGTGGCCATGTCGGCCGCGATGGTGACCGCCGCCGCGCGGACTATCACGTCCGGAATGTGTACGTTCGCAGTACCACACAGAGTTGGGGCGTGCGCGGCGAGCCGCCCCAGCGCCTGGTGCAGCAGCGGGAACAGGACCACAATCCCAGCCGTCGCCACGACAGAGAGGGCGAAGGCAAAGTCAGTGGCCAGCTCACTGCGCCACAACACCAGCGCGATAATCGCCAGGCTGAGGGCATGCAATGGTGGTACCCGGCGTGAGCCGACCACCGCCACCAACCCCACGGCGCCCATCACGCCGGCGCGGGCTACTGACGGCTCCAGGCCTACGAGGAACACGTAGATTGCCAGCGCACTGAGCGCGGCAGCAAAGGTGATGCGCGGCCCCATCCCACACAGACGGCAGATGACCACCACGGTCACCGTCACCGTGGAAACGTTAGCCCCGGAAACAGCCGACAGATGCGCCAGGCCCGTGTCCACGTACATGTGTTTGTCCGCCGGGGTCTGGAGCGAGGTTTCCCCCAGCACCATCGCGGGAATAAGCCCCTCCGCGCCGGGCCCGGTGGCGGCGGCCACATGCTCGCTGAAGGTCTGACTTACCCACGCCGCGAACGCGGCGAGCCCCTCCGGACCCGAGGCACCGACTACGTCACCGCTCATGGGGCTGGCGCTACTGGCGCTCTCCGCGCCAGCAGGCTCGTGGAGACGCACCGCGAGGCGGGTGCCCGGTGGGCAGGGCTCGGGCACATCGCGTATGAACACTCCGAGGGTGTCCGGATTGCCGGGCGCGCGGGCGCGGAGGAACCAGCCGCCAGTGACCGTCTCAGTTGGTGCTTCGGCGACCACGAGGCTGGTCACGCCGCCGGGCGGCCGAATGTCGGCGAACGCCTCGGCTCTCCGGGCGCGGGCTGCCGCGCTGACAAGCCCGGCCACCCCACACGCGGCCGCGACGATCGCCTGCCCGCCGTGACGCAAGCCCGCGAGCGCCAGGACGGTGACAACGAGCAGGACCATGCCGGCAAGCGGGTGACCGGTACGCGCGCACCACGCGAGCGCCCACGTTGCCAGCGCCGGAACCACCAGTCGCGCCTCGCTCATACGGTGACCTCGCCCTCGAGTTTCTTGAACTTTGCGGGGCCAATGCCAGAGATATCCAACAACTCGTCGGCCGCACTAAACCCGCCTTTCTCCTCCCGGTGGGCGACGATGGCGTCCGCGGTCACCTCCCCCACGCCGGGCAGCGCCATGAGTTCCTCACGCGTCGCGCTGTTCAGGTTGACCTTGCCGTCTGTGCTGCCACTGCTGGCGGCGCTGCCGTTGGGCGCCCGCGGCGGTGGCGCGGGCGCCTCGCCGCGGGCGTAGACGCGGATTTGTTCACCGTCGTTGAGCTTCTGGGCGAGGTTGAGGCTGAGCGTGTCGGCCTTCTTGGTCGGCTGGGCCATGTCCAAGGCGTCGGCCACACGCGAGTTGGGTGCCAGGGTGTAGACCCCGGGGCGGTGGACCTCACCCACGACCGCGACGACGACTTCCGCGGTGGCGCTAGTGAGCTCGGGGGCACCGGTATTGGCATCGCCCGGCGCGGCCGCAGGGTGGGAGGGCTTGGTCCGTGCTGCCGAGGGCCGTGATGGCGGCGGGGTGGCCGGCACCCGCGGCGTCGTCACGCGCGCCCCACCATCCCCAGGCACCGAGGGCGACGGCCACGCAGACCGCCACGGCGATCGCCTGCGGGATCGGGAT
Proteins encoded in this region:
- a CDS encoding LysE family translocator codes for the protein MTWSQLATIVALNIAGAVTPGPDIVLITRLATKSRRHALAAVAGITLGVAWWCSLTVFGAAAVIAAFPDALNAVQVIGGFVLVYMGIGMVRSARATFANPPSTVDEAAERLGSTGNAFRTGLATNLANAKAILFFLAIIAPLLPADVGLGTAFVVILAVVVCSFMVFATIATVVSTERVRRTLLRAGPWIDVGSGIFFTVVAIALIVNGARHFIGG
- a CDS encoding ComEA family DNA-binding protein, whose product is MGEVHRPGVYTLAPNSRVADALDMAQPTKKADTLSLNLAQKLNDGEQIRVYARGEAPAPPPRAPNGSAASSGSTDGKVNLNSATREELMALPGVGEVTADAIVAHREEKGGFSAADELLDISGIGPAKFKKLEGEVTV
- a CDS encoding type II restriction enzyme codes for the protein MGDVTGDVTDDVTGGVGDDEAQLRARFGVPDSVALGVNDLGWMRVLADGDVDKQLAREGSFRITAKRLKALSRREPRLMAKHDFSSAQPWILAQRGLAVLPVSRSEYAVGPFPVFEDFPAGDSPGVGPTDAHGAAVRYRPFPAHLRSLDYSTISSEATALNAAFAAGIVEDFLGCGPLTPTVSGRMSTLSFSARCGEAEITVNNAQMEIDGGYESAELLCLVEAKNHLSRDFNIRQVYFPYRRFADALNKPVVPVYVVYSDGLFHLYRYGFRDQADMSSIELVDAAVYALTDEALSLDSVRAILAATPAEPEPAGIPFPQANSFARIINLAERLLDAPLTKEDIYTSFDFDRRQADYYATALEYIGLAEYADGELHLSAAGEQIMAAGSRAARHTGILGLLARRSVLHDALGLMVREERCPTTDELAGFMAAAGLGLSESTMWRRAHSMVAWLRWVWQACAQPPLTLL
- the holA gene encoding DNA polymerase III subunit delta, producing the protein MSVPPVHLIVGDDEFLAERARLSVQKAVADEAGAAPEVTFLSTARCTEGEIVEATSPSLFGDNRVIVFQEAEKAGKDAVAQLLKACVDPMPGMTMVVLFATSQQALKKRKKAPELLAKLQKVATVHEVYELWPNERGPWLTREFASHGVRPTPDVINALLEGVGSDLRELASAVSQLVADTNGNVTAQAVHTYYVGTAEVEGWDIADAAVAGNVSAAVASCRRALQLGVSPVVLSMALASKVGDIARLYNVSGGNTNQLAGQLGMAPFRLKKALPVARRWSADNVSKAVILMAETDAQVKGRGGDPEFAIEDAVRTIAMLAK
- a CDS encoding ankyrin repeat domain-containing protein; protein product: MSESQIPEDVHELAGRLFDMARQGDATLVEYLSHGVDPNLVNHEGQSFVMLAAYNGHAELVSQLAEAGADVNLLNDRAQSPLAGAVFKKNDDVIEALLAAGADPHAGQPSAIDSARMFGREDLVTRWDKDATA
- a CDS encoding ComEC/Rec2 family competence protein, encoding MSEARLVVPALATWALAWCARTGHPLAGMVLLVVTVLALAGLRHGGQAIVAAACGVAGLVSAAARARRAEAFADIRPPGGVTSLVVAEAPTETVTGGWFLRARAPGNPDTLGVFIRDVPEPCPPGTRLAVRLHEPAGAESASSASPMSGDVVGASGPEGLAAFAAWVSQTFSEHVAAATGPGAEGLIPAMVLGETSLQTPADKHMYVDTGLAHLSAVSGANVSTVTVTVVVICRLCGMGPRITFAAALSALAIYVFLVGLEPSVARAGVMGAVGLVAVVGSRRVPPLHALSLAIIALVLWRSELATDFAFALSVVATAGIVVLFPLLHQALGRLAAHAPTLCGTANVHIPDVIVRAAAVTIAADMATMPIVALMSGKVSLVGVVANLAVAPVVAPMTVLGLVAVVCCVVGAGLPIPLLAPAATLAANALLAVVEPLAQWIHTVATVLSSLPLASVPAHPITALLAYAWMVGILFALTPHPLTFAVRATECQTRSQSTRKWY